In Lolium rigidum isolate FL_2022 chromosome 7, APGP_CSIRO_Lrig_0.1, whole genome shotgun sequence, the DNA window AGTTAGTCCTTTAGTCTCAAGAGTATGAAAAATAAAAGTAACAAAATTAAGATGCGTAAAATGACAAAACATAACTTCTACTTCCTCCATTCGTAAATATAAAACGTCTTTGGATTTCAATTTAAACGTCTGTGGAAATTGTGTTGTACTCTGAGCTAAggaaacaaaacaaatttgtggctgtGTATAGGGATGCTAAATTCAGATTTTTGTCAGACATTGTCTTTTTTATAGCTTAAAATACAACATTTTTTCTTCCGAAATTTACATCGCACCTTTAGAATGTTTATATGCTTGTGCTTATTTAATTTCAAAATTTTTGAAAtcacaaaaatataatttttaaataCCGGGAGCACGGGTCTCATGTGCCAAAATACTTTTCGGTTTTTTTAGTTCAATTTGATTTGCTAACTACTGCTCGTCATTGGATTCGTGGCTAATCTGACGGTAATAACACGAACACGACGCCTTCGTCTCCGAGACTCGGAATCTCTCCTCCGTTATTTTGTTGTGTTGAGTGCTGATCCAAGTCAAGCGGTCTCCTCCCGTCCTCCTCTGCTCAGCCCCCGGCCCGCAGCCATGGTGGAGAGGCGGCCGCGGAGGAAGCCGCTGGTGCTCGCGTCCACGCAGGCCCTCCTCGACTCGCTACCGGGGGACCGCCGCGGGCCGCCGCCGGAGCCGCTGCGCCTCAAGGCCGGCGTCCTCCGCTTCCCCGCCCGTTCCTCCGGCTCCAGATGCGGCGACTTCGGCGAGCTCGCGTGCTTTGTCGCCCTCCCCGCCTCCGCGCTccgccgcctcgccgtcgtcacAGGCACGCCGGTACGTGGTCCAGAAAATCCTGGGTTGTCAATTGGATGGCCAGGTTGGGAGTTCGATCACGTAGAGCCTGTATTGTTGACACTATTGGTGCTTAGAGGAGGGGTGAATTCGATATCGTTGACAATAGAGTGGGCATACAGAGTGCCTGGGTGCCTGTCAATAACGAGGGATAAATTTTGGTTTAAGATTCGTTGATGAATTGGATATGACTTGCTGATTTTTGTACTTGTACTGAGCTGTAATAATAACTAAATTTGCAAGATGTCGGGAAATTTTGTGCTACGCAAGAGTGATCTCTCAGGGCACATAGTATGTGTTACTATCTATTGCATTTGATTCAGTAAATCAATCCCATGAGTACTGTATTTATTTTTTGTTATTGCGGTTTTTGGAGCTCTAATAGGTATGTGGGAATCTCTCCCGCTGAAATTATATGTAATAAACCTATTAATCTGCAGGTGCTTGTCAAGAATACCGACAACAATGTTGGGAGGATTGTGAAAGCAGTAGTATTAGATCGCCCATCCCTCGATGAGTCCCAGAGAGAACATCCTGACCCTGTGGCCTCAACCTCCTCCTCTGATCATGTGATGGGATGCTTGCCTACTCGGTCATTTCCAGCTAATGGCTCTGCACCTTTGGATGAAGATGTTGCTTATGTTAGCCCACTTTTGGCGTTTAACCTAGGAGTGCATGTTTCATGTCTCAAGCTTCTTATTCAGAAAGGCGGGGAACCTTTCAAGTTTTGCTCTAAAGTTTATGAGGACGGTGCTGCTAGCAGTGGGGCTGGTATTTCTCTACACCTAGAGCTTCTCCCGTGCCCGCAAGTGCCTAGATATGCTTTGCATTTACGGGTTTCTGTTGTGAGGATTCCTGATTGTGGCGTGCTTGCTTCACTAAAGATAAATTCGGCCAGTGGAGAAAGTGACTACCAAGATATGGTAGATCAAGGTTTAAATGAATACTTCAAGTCTGATAGGTTCCTAGCAAGAGGGGATGTTTTTTGCATACATAATGACTGGAACTGTGGCATGATCTCCTGCTTAGCATGCAACAAAGAAAATGATAGACTTCATCCTTCTAGTATGGTATACTTTAAGGTAAATTTCCCACTTTTCTTCCTTTGGACATGTTTGGATGAAGAAGCAAAGATACAAAATAAATGTGATCTAGTCTCTAGCTAATATTTGCCCTCATTTTTTCATCCGCAAGTATTAATGTGCTAATATTTGAATTACTCCACTAGGTAACCGGCATGGAACCATCAGATGATCCGATTCTTCGTGTTAACTGTGGTCAAACAGCCCTTGTGCTTGGGGGAAGTGCTTCTGCTCCAGTTCCTCCTTGCAGCTTCTTTGCTGCTTATGATGATTCAGTACCTTTGCATGGCGAAATTGTGGAGCAGTTAGCATCTATCATTACGCCAGCATTATGTCCTTCAAATATTTTACCAAGGATCAAGTTTTCCACTTTCTTGTATGGCCCATCAGGTTACTGCATTCTAACTGCAGTCTCATCTGATTACATTGTTTACTACTCAACTTTGAACTGaacattttttttgtcaaaacaaATGCTGGGGCTGCAGGATGTGGAAAAAGAACGGTAGTCAGGCATGTTGCTAACCATCTTGGTATGCATGTAGTTGAGTGTTGCTGTCACGATTTAATGACATCGTCAGAAAGCGAAGCATCTGCTGCGCTTGTGGCTGCCTTCAAAGAAGCTCAGAAGTAATCATCTTTTGTGCCTTTACTTTGTTATTCTCCCCAGTTGACATTCGTTCCTGGTTTAGTTGCCAAACTCTTTTGTTtactttgttttacttttccAGATGGTGGTGTTTACTTTGTTTCCTTCTTTGTCGAATACCCTTTTTTGAAGGTACTCTCCTTGTATAATACTTCTTCGCCACTTTGATGCAATTGGGAATACATCCTCCAATGAAGGCCCACAGTCTGAGCAATCTGGCATTGCAGCAAACGTTGAGTCTGTCATCAAGCAGTACACTGGACAGCGTTGGGTTACGAAAGACTCACTGCCAGCAAGGGATGTGATTGGAAATTCAGTAAGTCTTTTGTTCTCCAAACTAttagattttaacaagctcttatGATGTAAAATCATCTTTGTATCAAGTTCCTTATTATTGAACCTCTTTGTTTTCAGTACCTTGTGGAACCTGAATGTGTAAGCTCTTTTCAAGTTATACTAGTGGCAACTGCAGACAGTGCAGAAGGAATGCAGCAATCAGTCAGGCGATGTTTTCGCCATGAGGTCAACATGAAGACTATAAATGAAGACCAGAGGAAGAACTTGATATCTGAAACACTCCATGGTGTCTCCGCAGTTGCTGATGAggtgttttttttgttgttattGAACCAGAAATTAAGTTTTAAGCTTTTACTAAAATTTCCTGCCTGTATGTTTTGTTTTTCAGACTATCGATGACAAGTTTGTAAAAGACATGTCAGTGCAAACGTCTGGTTTCATGCCCAGGGATATACTTGCATTGGTTGCAGACGCTGGTGTCTCATTTGCGCATAAAGTTGCAGTGGAGAAAAGTAGCAATGATAAGATTGAGGATAGCATTACTGCGAGCTCGTCTACAACTAAGAATGAAGAAAATCAATTTTCTAAAGAAGATATTTTGTCTTCATTAGAACGGGCTAAGAAAAGGAACCGCGCTGCATTGGGTACACCAAAAGTAAAACATTAATCCCTGCCTTACAGCATCTTATATCTTCTAGATTTCTGGCCAATATGCATTCAACCCATGAAACCATACAAGTCTGCTTTAGCTTTCTTTCTGCAAGTCCCTGATTTTGATTATTTCTGTGCTATCAGGTTCCTGATGTCAAATGGGAGGATGTTGGTGGGCTTGAGGAAGTGAAGAAGGTTATTCTAGATACTATTCAGGTAAATTTGACCTGATTCAACTCAGAATGTAAATGTAATACTAACATATTGCATTCTATCGATACAAATAAGATTTGGTTATTGTAGTTTGAGCACCAGAAGCTGGTGCAGTAGGTTTGGAACTGCTAACTTGTCTTTTTGTTTTGCTGTTATACAGTTACCTCTGATGTACAAGCATCTTTTTTCTTCTAAATTGCCGAAGAGATCAGGTGTTCTGTTATATGGACCTCCAGGCACTGGGAAGGTAGGTTTGGTGGGTTTTATACCATGCCTGAATTGAGTTTGCATTCCCATTTGTCAAAAGATAGTTGTATCCAACCGCAACATGGTGCATGCTCACTAGGATGTTTTCTCTTGACTTGTTAGACATTATTGGCGAAAGCAGTAGCAACTGAGTGCTCATTAAACTTTCTTAGCGTGAAAGGTCCAGAATTGATAAACATGTATGTTGGAGAATCAGAGAAGAATGTCAGGGATATCTTTGAGAAGGTATATTCTTCTGCATAAGCCATGCAATTGTCCTAAAATATGCATATATATACTTTGTTGTCCAGTTGTTCACTGTCAATTTCAGGCtagatccgcacgcccatgcgtAATTTTCTTCGATGAGCTTGATTCCCTTGCTCCTGCACGAGGATCCTCTGCAGATTCTGGAGGTGTGATGGATAGAGTGGTTTCCCAGGTATAACTAACTTCATCAGTGAGGTGGTAACTGATGTCACAGTTTCCCTCTTATTTTCAGTGTTACAGTGTTAAGAGTGACCTAACTCACTTTCCCCTTATCTCTTTACTAGTTGCTGGTGGAGATTGATGGGTTAAGTGATAACAGCCAGGTTAGTTCCTCATCTATGATATGCTAGTGTTTTGCCGGTATTTCTTAGATGCAGTGAAGGAAAAATGTTTTCCATGCTATTCTCTAGGACCTCTTCATCATTGGGGCTACCAATAGGCCTGACCTTCTTGATTCGGCACTTCTCCGTCCTGGCCGATTTGATAAGCTTCTCTACGTTGGTGTAAATACTGAAGCATCATACAGGGAAAGGTACCCATTGATAGTTCTTCCTTTCACCAAATTTCAGAGTAGTTTGTACTAAATTATGATCTCCCTGTAATTGTCATGTAGAATACTGAAAGCACAAACACGCAAGTATAAGCT includes these proteins:
- the LOC124675926 gene encoding peroxisome biogenesis protein 6-like, whose protein sequence is MVERRPRRKPLVLASTQALLDSLPGDRRGPPPEPLRLKAGVLRFPARSSGSRCGDFGELACFVALPASALRRLAVVTGTPVLVKNTDNNVGRIVKAVVLDRPSLDESQREHPDPVASTSSSDHVMGCLPTRSFPANGSAPLDEDVAYVSPLLAFNLGVHVSCLKLLIQKGGEPFKFCSKVYEDGAASSGAGISLHLELLPCPQVPRYALHLRVSVVRIPDCGVLASLKINSASGESDYQDMVDQGLNEYFKSDRFLARGDVFCIHNDWNCGMISCLACNKENDRLHPSSMVYFKVTGMEPSDDPILRVNCGQTALVLGGSASAPVPPCSFFAAYDDSVPLHGEIVEQLASIITPALCPSNILPRIKFSTFLYGPSGCGKRTVVRHVANHLGMHVVECCCHDLMTSSESEASAALVAAFKEAQKYSPCIILLRHFDAIGNTSSNEGPQSEQSGIAANVESVIKQYTGQRWVTKDSLPARDVIGNSYLVEPECVSSFQVILVATADSAEGMQQSVRRCFRHEVNMKTINEDQRKNLISETLHGVSAVADETIDDKFVKDMSVQTSGFMPRDILALVADAGVSFAHKVAVEKSSNDKIEDSITASSSTTKNEENQFSKEDILSSLERAKKRNRAALGTPKVPDVKWEDVGGLEEVKKVILDTIQLPLMYKHLFSSKLPKRSGVLLYGPPGTGKTLLAKAVATECSLNFLSVKGPELINMYVGESEKNVRDIFEKARSARPCVIFFDELDSLAPARGSSADSGGVMDRVVSQLLVEIDGLSDNSQDLFIIGATNRPDLLDSALLRPGRFDKLLYVGVNTEASYRERILKAQTRKYKLHKNVSLLSIAQHCPPNFTGADIYALCADAWFHAAKRSVETLEGDPSRNNEAIAEEVIVETGDFMTVLGDISPSLTMEELQNYEQLRQKIEGPSRS